The genomic region CCGTCATTACACGGGTGCATACACCGCGCTTCTGCGGGCATGACTGCAATGCAGGGCTCTTGGTTCGCGAGACGACCGCTTTACGCCCCTGCTTTATCAATTGATTAATTGTAGGCATTTGCCCTAACTCCTTATATCTCTCCGCCAGCACTACGGATTAAGTTATAACAACAGCTGTTTATTTTAATGCACTATATGCAGACTGTCAATCCTCAAAATCCCCAGCATCTCCTGCAGGTTCTTCACGAGGCTCTTCATCATAAGAAGTTTCGACGGACTCCGTATCATCATAGCCGAGATCGTCATCCGTATCAAAATCTTCTTCATCCATCTCCGCTTCGGCTTCGGCAGCTGCCGCTTCTTCCAGCTCGCGTCTGCGCCGCTCGAGAATTTCATTGACCTGCTCGTCCAAGTCGCTCATGTTCTTATCAAAGAGCTTAACCGAACGATACTGCGGCATACCGGTACCGGCGGGAATAAGATGTCCGATAATAACGTTTTCCTTTAAGCCGCGCAGCTCGTCGGTTTTTCCGGCAATAGCGGCATTCGTCAAAACCTTTGTCGTCTCCTGGAACGAAGCAGCCGAGATGAATGAGTCGATATTCAATGCCGCTTTGGTAATACCTTGGAACATCGGACGAGCGATAGCCGGCTGACCGCCTTCCGCGGTAACGCGCTTATTTTCCGCATGGAACTGATACTTATCAACCTGCTGACCGTAGATAAAGCGGGTATCGCCGACGGAAACCACCTCAATCTTACGGAGCATCTGGCGGACAATAACGCCGATGTGCTTATCGTTGATGGAAACGCCCTGCATTCGGTAAACGTCACGGATCTCATTCATCAGATAATTCTGAAGTGCATTTTCACCCAAGATTGCAAGAATATCATGTGGATCAAGGTTACCGTCGCATAGCCGCTCACCCGCTTCAACCGTGTCGCCGTCTCGGACAAGCAGTCGCTTGGACATCGGAACCAAGTGCTTATAATCCTTGCCGTAATGGTCGCGCACAATAACGATGCGCTTACCTTTCAGCAAGCCTTTAAACGAAACGGTACCGGCGACCTGAGCCAGTACTGCAGGCACTTTGGGACGGCGAGCTTCAAAGAGTTCCGAAACACGGGGAAGACCGCCGGTAATATCCTGCGTTCTCGCAGCGGCTTTTGCAAGTTTTGCGATAACGGTACCGGCCTTAATCTGCGTATCTTCTTCGACCATCAGCTGAGCGCCGTCCGGTAGATAATAGAAACCGAGCGCATTACCGGATTCATCAGAAATAAATACACGGGGCTGTAAGGTCATATCCGATTTTAATTCGGAAATATGGCGTTCCACGACGCCGGTTTCATCGTTGACTTCTTCTTCGAGGGTCGAACCGGGGATAATATCCTCAAACCGGACAAATCCGTCCTGTTCCGCAAGAATCGGTTCATTATACGGATCGAAGGTTGCAACAATCGAGGTAGCCGGTACGTAATCACCCTTTTTAATAACAACGGTAGAACCGTTTCTGATTTCGGTCTTCTGTTCGGGCGCCGTCAAATACAACGTCGAACCCTTCAAATAAGCAAAAGCGTTCAGCGGGCTCTTTATAACCGTGCCATCCGCAGCGGTATACAGCACGTCGTCGCGCAGAATGCGAACACCCGTTTCCACCGCAACGGAATCCCCTGCCGCAAGCGTATACTCTTTAAGTACCTTCTCAAACAGAAGCGTACCGCGCCGGGTAAACAAGAGATTGCCGTCATCAAGCGGAATGGATGTTCCCAAAATATCCTTGATGATGACGGGATATTTAAAGGTGATATGATTCTCTTCGGTCGTGCTGCTTGCCGTACCTCCGACGTGGAAGGTACGCATCGTGAGCTGAGTACCCGGCTGACCGATGGACTGTGCGGCGATGATACCGACCGCCTCGCCGATTTCGACAATCTTATTGCGGGCAAGGTTGCGGCCATAGCACTTGACACAAACGCCGTGTTTGGACTCGCAGGTTAATACCGTGCGGAGCTTAACGGTCTGGACGCCTGCTTCTTCGATCTTCGCAGCAATCTCATCGGTGATATATTCGTTTACATCAATTAAGAGCTCATGCGAAATCGGGTGCTCAACCCGCTCGAGCGTATACTTACCGACAATCCGTTCGCTCAAAGATTCAATAACCTCGTCTCCGGATTTTACCGCCGAGTATTCAATACCGTTGATGGTGCCGCAATCTTCTTCATTGACAACAACATCCTGTGCAATATCGACAAGACGACGCGTTAGATAACCGGCATCAGCAGTCTTCAACGCGGTATCGGCAAGACCCTTTCGGGCGCCGTTCGTAGAAATAAAGAATTCGATAACGTTCAAACCTTCTTTGAAGTTTGAACGAATGGGCAACTCGATAATGTCGCCGCTCGGTTTAGCCATAAGGCCTCGCATACCGGCAAGCTGACGAATCTGGTTACGGCTACCACGAGCACCGGAGGTGGCCATCATATAAATTGTGTTGAAGCCGTCCTGATCCTTTGCGAGCGTATCCATCATTATCGTGGTCAACTCTTCGTTTGTCTTTGACCACACTTCAACAACCCTGTTATACCGCTCTTCCTGCGTAATATGACCGCCGCGATACTGATTATATATAGAAAGAACTTCGCTGTTTGCTTTTTCAAGCATAGCCGATTTTTCCGCAGGGATAATGATATCATCCATACTCAACGTCGCGCCGAAGAAAGTCGCATAGTAATACCCGACGGATTTGAGCTTATCGAGCATCTGGACGGTAACCCATGTTCCCTTCGTGCGGTACACGGTTTCAATCAGCTTGCGGATTTGCTTATCATCCAGAGCGGTATTGACAAACGGAACTCCTTCCGGCATCTCTTCGTTAAAGGCGAGGCGGCCGGGCGTCGTTTCAACCTCTTCACCGCGGTACTTAATCTTTATCAGTTCCTGCCAACCGATGGAACCGGCCTCTGCGGCCATCATCACCTCGGCAACTGAAGAATACCGGCGAACATGCTGACCTTCCTTTAATGAACGCTGCTTGGTTAAATAGTACAAACCGAGAACCATATCCTGTGACGGATATACGATTGTCTTTCCGTTTGCAGGGTCGAGCAAGTTTCTGCTTGAAAGCATCAGCGTCCAACATTCCATCTGCGCCGCCTGTGTAAGCGGTACGTGAATAGCCATCTGGTCACCGTCGAAGTCCGCGTTGAACGGTTTACAAACGAGCGGGTGCAGCTTAATAGCCTTCCCTTCGACAAGAACCGGTTCAAAGGCCTGAATACCGAGCCGGTGCAGCGTCGGCGCACGGTTCAACATAACGGGATGTTCGCTGATAACCTCATCGAGAATGGCAAAAACCGGAGCGGCCTCCTGCTCAACCATAATCTTTGCTTTCTTGATATTGGAAACGATTTCTTTTTGCACGAGCTTTTTCATAATGAACGGCTTGAAAAGCTCCATTGCCATCTTGGTGGGCAAGCCGCACTGCCACAGCTTTAATTCGGGACCGACAACGATAACCGAACGCCCCGAATAGTCAACGCGCTTACCGAGCAGGTTCTGGCGGAAGCGCCCTTGCTTACCCTTGAGCATATCGGAGATAGACTTGAGCGGGCGGTTTGACGAACCTTTAATGACACGCTTCCGCTTCGAATTATCGAACAAAGCATCTACCGCTTCTTGCAGCATCCGCTTTTCGTTGCGGATAATGATATCGGGTGCTTTTAAGCTCATCAAGCGAGTTAAGCGGCTATTCCGGTGAATAACGCGGCGGTACAAATCGTTTAAATCCGAAGTTGCAAAGCGTCCGCCGTCCAACTGTACCATCGGGCGCAAATCGGGCGGAATAACCGGAATCACATCGAGAATCATCCATTCGGGCTTATTGTTTGACGTTCTGAAATGCTCGACAATTTCGATGCGCTTTAAAAGCCGCTTATCGCTTTTTGCACCCTTTTCGATCATCTTCATTCTGAGCTGAGCAGCGAGCTCATCCAGATTTAAGTTGCTTAATAAGGTTTTAACGGCTTCCGCTCCCATATTTGCGGTAAAGGCGCCGCCGTACCGTTCCTGAGCATCGCGATATTCGTCTTCGTTTAACAGCTGATTTTTCTTTAAATCCGTTCCACCCGGCTCAATGACAATGTACTTTTCGTAATACAACACCGAACGGAGCGCCGCAACCGGTAAGTCCAGCAAAAGCCCCATTCGGCTCGGTACCGACCGATAGTACCAGATATGAGAAACAGGTGCTGCCAATTCGATATGCCCCATACGCTCGCGGCGTACTTTAAAATGAGTAACCTCGACACCGCAGCGGTCGCAGATAACGCCTTTGTAACGGATTGATTTAAACTTACCGCAATAGCATTCCCATTCTTTTGTAGTACCGAAAATACGCTCGCAGAAAAGCCCTTCCCGCTCAGGACGCAGGGTACGGTAGTTAATTGTTTCGGGTTTCTTTACTTCGCCGTACGACCACGCGCGGATCGCTTCGGGCGAAGCTAATTTAATCATAATATTGTCGAAATCTTGTATATCTCTCATAGCCCATCCTCATCTCAATTAAAACTTGGAGCTGTTTTCGGTGATTAATTCTTCATCACGCTCGGTCAGCGGGATTTGCTTTCCTTTTTCATCGTAAATTGTGAAGTCCAACGCCAAACCGCGCAATTCCTGTACCAATACGTTAAACGATTCGGGAATTCCGGCGGCGGTTGCGGCTTGTCCCTTCACGATAGACTCATATATCTTGGAACGTCCGTGCATATCGTCCGACTTAATGGTTAAAAGCTCCTGCAGCGTATTGGCCGCACCATAAGCTTCGAGCGCCCACACTTCCATTTCTCCCAAACGCTGACCGCCGAACTGAGCCTTACCGCCGAGCGGCTGCTGAGTTACCAACGAATACGGGACGGTGGATCGGGCATGCATCTTGTCGTCAACAAGGTGAGCGAGCTTCATAAAATAAATAACTCCGACAAATACGTCGTTCTGGAAGGGCATACCGGTTCGTCCGTCACGCAGCTTCACCTTTGAGTTGGCGGGGATACCCGCTTCAACCAGTTTCTTCTCGATTTGCTCATTGGTCGGCGACTGGAATACGGGCGCTTCGTACCATTCGTCAAGGCGCAAGCCCGCGAGGCCGAGTTCCGACTCCAAAATCTGACCGATATTCATACGAGAAGGAACACCGAGCGGATTTAAGCAGATATCGAGCGGCGTACCGTCTTCCATATACGGCATGTCTTCTTCCGGCAAAATGCGGGCAACGATACCCTTGTTTCCGTGGCGGCCGGCCATCTTATCACCCTCGCGCAACTTACGTTTTGTCGCGATGAGAACTTTGATAAACTCATCAACACCCGGATTAAGATCATCACCCTGAGAACGCTTCAAGCGCTGTACATCGATAACCGTACCTTCAACACCGTGCGGTACGCGCAATGAGGAGTCGCGAACATCCTTTGCCTTCTCACCGAATATCGAATTGAGCAGCTTAAACTCAGGTGTCGTCTCCGACTCGTTTTTAGGCGTAATCTTTCCGATTAATATATCGCCGGAGCGGACTTGCGCACCGATGCGGATAATACCTTCCGCATCAAGGTTATCGAGGCTTTTTTCAGACTTATTGGGAATATCGCTGGTAATCCGCTCCGAACCGAGTTTGGTCTCACGGACTTCCGTCGTAAACTCTTTAATATGCACCGACGTGAACATATCTTCTTTCAGCACGCGACGGGAAATCAAAATAGCGTCTTCGTAGTTATACCCGTTCCACGGCACAAAGCCGACCAGAATATTGCGGCCGAGTGCGAGCTCTCCCTGATAGGTTGCAGGCCCGTCGGCAATAACATCACCGACTTCTACATGCTGTCCGACGGCAACGATCGGTCGCTGATGATAGCAGGTATCCTGATTGGTACGCTGATATTTCAGCAGCGTATAGTCGCGAACCTTTTCCTCCGTTCCTTCCGGCGCGTCCGATTCAATGGAAATCTTCTCGGAGGAAACGAACGTAACCGTACCGCTCCGCTTTGCTTTGACTAACACACCCGAATCATACGCGCACTTACCTTCCATACCGGTACCGACACGAGGCGGTTCGGGGAATACGAGCGGTACACCCTGCCGCTGCATGTTTGAACCCATGAGCGCACGGTTTGCGTCGTCATGCTCAAGGAAAGGAATGAGCGATGCAGACACGGAAATAATCTGTTTGGGCGACACGTCCATGTACTGTACTTCTTTTGAATTACGCGTCGTGTAGTCTCCCTGATGGCGACATGCAATCTGTTCTGCTGTAATCGTGCCATCGCTCTGCACTGCAGTGGACACCTGTGCAATGTAATATTTATCTTCGTCCATCGCCGAAAGGTATTCAACCTCTCGGGTTGCAACACCGTTGACAACCTTGACATACGGTGCTTCCAAAAAGCCGTAGTCATTGACATGCGCGTAGCTTGCCATCGATACGATAAGACCGATATTCGGACCTTCCGGCGTTTCAATCGGGCACATCCGTCCGTAATGGGTGTAGTGAACGTCGCGGACTTCAAAACCGGCGCGATCGCG from Treponema vincentii harbors:
- the rpoC gene encoding DNA-directed RNA polymerase subunit beta'; amino-acid sequence: MRDIQDFDNIMIKLASPEAIRAWSYGEVKKPETINYRTLRPEREGLFCERIFGTTKEWECYCGKFKSIRYKGVICDRCGVEVTHFKVRRERMGHIELAAPVSHIWYYRSVPSRMGLLLDLPVAALRSVLYYEKYIVIEPGGTDLKKNQLLNEDEYRDAQERYGGAFTANMGAEAVKTLLSNLNLDELAAQLRMKMIEKGAKSDKRLLKRIEIVEHFRTSNNKPEWMILDVIPVIPPDLRPMVQLDGGRFATSDLNDLYRRVIHRNSRLTRLMSLKAPDIIIRNEKRMLQEAVDALFDNSKRKRVIKGSSNRPLKSISDMLKGKQGRFRQNLLGKRVDYSGRSVIVVGPELKLWQCGLPTKMAMELFKPFIMKKLVQKEIVSNIKKAKIMVEQEAAPVFAILDEVISEHPVMLNRAPTLHRLGIQAFEPVLVEGKAIKLHPLVCKPFNADFDGDQMAIHVPLTQAAQMECWTLMLSSRNLLDPANGKTIVYPSQDMVLGLYYLTKQRSLKEGQHVRRYSSVAEVMMAAEAGSIGWQELIKIKYRGEEVETTPGRLAFNEEMPEGVPFVNTALDDKQIRKLIETVYRTKGTWVTVQMLDKLKSVGYYYATFFGATLSMDDIIIPAEKSAMLEKANSEVLSIYNQYRGGHITQEERYNRVVEVWSKTNEELTTIMMDTLAKDQDGFNTIYMMATSGARGSRNQIRQLAGMRGLMAKPSGDIIELPIRSNFKEGLNVIEFFISTNGARKGLADTALKTADAGYLTRRLVDIAQDVVVNEEDCGTINGIEYSAVKSGDEVIESLSERIVGKYTLERVEHPISHELLIDVNEYITDEIAAKIEEAGVQTVKLRTVLTCESKHGVCVKCYGRNLARNKIVEIGEAVGIIAAQSIGQPGTQLTMRTFHVGGTASSTTEENHITFKYPVIIKDILGTSIPLDDGNLLFTRRGTLLFEKVLKEYTLAAGDSVAVETGVRILRDDVLYTAADGTVIKSPLNAFAYLKGSTLYLTAPEQKTEIRNGSTVVIKKGDYVPATSIVATFDPYNEPILAEQDGFVRFEDIIPGSTLEEEVNDETGVVERHISELKSDMTLQPRVFISDESGNALGFYYLPDGAQLMVEEDTQIKAGTVIAKLAKAAARTQDITGGLPRVSELFEARRPKVPAVLAQVAGTVSFKGLLKGKRIVIVRDHYGKDYKHLVPMSKRLLVRDGDTVEAGERLCDGNLDPHDILAILGENALQNYLMNEIRDVYRMQGVSINDKHIGVIVRQMLRKIEVVSVGDTRFIYGQQVDKYQFHAENKRVTAEGGQPAIARPMFQGITKAALNIDSFISAASFQETTKVLTNAAIAGKTDELRGLKENVIIGHLIPAGTGMPQYRSVKLFDKNMSDLDEQVNEILERRRRELEEAAAAEAEAEMDEEDFDTDDDLGYDDTESVETSYDEEPREEPAGDAGDFED
- the rpoB gene encoding DNA-directed RNA polymerase subunit beta encodes the protein MPVRKTVNRQYIGKNIQNFMELPNLIDIQLASYEKFLRRGTHQSGNTSEEVGLEDVFRTTFPIESPNGDMTLEYQSYTLDENDIKFSEYECKQKGLTYAIPLKAQIDLVFNQTGEIRRKSIYMGDIPLMTERGTFIINGAERVVVSQIHRSPGVIFSHDKGVYSSRIIPYRGSWLEFEIDQKKDLIYAKLDKKKRILGTLFLRALGYETREQIIDFFYKTEVLPIAEGTTEYDKLVGRVLAKRVTVTDESGERILYQAGEKIHPHVVDELRQNHIAEVTVIDFKKEGSLDSPVIINCFEREEIRFADTAKGQEPTKEEALSVVYAALKPGDPMTVEAAEKDLTSMFFSPRRYDLGRVGRYKLNKKFDYEHSVEECTLILDDIVNTMKYLIQVYIGDASIDDIDHLGNRRVRSVGELMTNTLKTAFLRMERIARERMGSKEIETIKPQELISIKPIVATIKEFFGASQLSQFMDQVNPLAELTHKRRLNALGPGGLSRDRAGFEVRDVHYTHYGRMCPIETPEGPNIGLIVSMASYAHVNDYGFLEAPYVKVVNGVATREVEYLSAMDEDKYYIAQVSTAVQSDGTITAEQIACRHQGDYTTRNSKEVQYMDVSPKQIISVSASLIPFLEHDDANRALMGSNMQRQGVPLVFPEPPRVGTGMEGKCAYDSGVLVKAKRSGTVTFVSSEKISIESDAPEGTEEKVRDYTLLKYQRTNQDTCYHQRPIVAVGQHVEVGDVIADGPATYQGELALGRNILVGFVPWNGYNYEDAILISRRVLKEDMFTSVHIKEFTTEVRETKLGSERITSDIPNKSEKSLDNLDAEGIIRIGAQVRSGDILIGKITPKNESETTPEFKLLNSIFGEKAKDVRDSSLRVPHGVEGTVIDVQRLKRSQGDDLNPGVDEFIKVLIATKRKLREGDKMAGRHGNKGIVARILPEEDMPYMEDGTPLDICLNPLGVPSRMNIGQILESELGLAGLRLDEWYEAPVFQSPTNEQIEKKLVEAGIPANSKVKLRDGRTGMPFQNDVFVGVIYFMKLAHLVDDKMHARSTVPYSLVTQQPLGGKAQFGGQRLGEMEVWALEAYGAANTLQELLTIKSDDMHGRSKIYESIVKGQAATAAGIPESFNVLVQELRGLALDFTIYDEKGKQIPLTERDEELITENSSKF